One region of Citrus sinensis mitochondrion, complete genome genomic DNA includes:
- the cob gene encoding apocytochrome b, translating into MTIRNQRFSLLKQPISSTLNQHLIDYPTPSNLSYWWGFGPLAGVCLVIQIVTGVFLAMHYTPHVDLAFNSVEHVMRDVEGGWLLRYMHANGASMFLIVVHLHIFRGLYHASYSSPREFVWCLGVVIFLLMIVTAFTGYVLPWGQMSFWGATVITSLASAIPVVGDTIVTWLWGGFSVDNATLNRFFSLHHLLPFILVGASLLHLAALHQYGSNNPLGVHSEMDKISFYPYFYVKDLVGWVAFAIFFSIWIFYAPNVLGHPDNYIPANPMPTPPHIVPEWYFLPIHAILRSIPDKSGGVAAIAPVFICLLALPFFKSMYVRSSSFRPIHQGIFWLLLADCLLLGWIGCQPVEAPFVTIGQISPFVFFLFFAITPIPGRVGRGIPNSYTDETDHT; encoded by the coding sequence ATGACTATAAGGAACCAACGATTCTCTCTTCTTAAACAACCTATATCCTCCACACTTAATCAGCATTTGATAGATTATCCAACCCCGAGCAATCTTAGTTATTGGTGGGGGTTCGGTCCGTTAGCTGGGGTTTGTTTAGTCATTCAGATAGTGACTGGCGTTTTTTTAGCTATGCATTACACACCTCATGTGGATCTAGCTTTCAACAGCGTAGAACACGTTATGAGAGATGTGGAAGGGGGCTGGTTGCTCCGTTATATGCATGCTAATGGGGCAAGTATGTTTCTCATTGTGGTTCACCTTCATATTTTTCGTGGTCTATATCATGCGAGTTATAGCAGTCCTAGGGAATTTGTTTGGTGTCTCGGAGTTGTCATCTTCCTATTAATGATTGTGACAGCTTTTACAGGATACGTACTCCCTTGGGGTCAGATGAGCTTTTGGGGAGCTACAGTAATTACAAGCTTAGCTAGCGCCATACCTGTAGTAGGAGATACCATAGTGACTTGGCTTTGGGGTGGTTTCTCCGTGGACAATGCCACCTTAAATCGTTTTTTTAGTCTTCATCATTTACTCCCCTTTATTTTAGTAGGCGCCAGTCTTCTTCATCTGGCCGCATTGCATCAATATGGATCAAATAATCCATTGGGTGTACATTCAGAGATGGATAAAATTTCTTTTTACCCTTATTTTTATGTAAAGGATCTAGTAGGTTGGGTAGCTTTTGCTATCTTTTTTTCCATTTGGATTTTTTATGCTCCTAATGTTTTGGGGCATCCCGACAATTATATACCTGCTAATCCGATGCCCACCCCGCCTCATATTGTGCCGGAATGGTATTTCCTACCGATCCATGCCATTCTTCGTAGTATACCTGACAAATCGGGAGGTGTAGCCGCAATAGCACCCGTTTTTATATGTCTGTTGGCTTTACCTTTTTTTAAAAGTATGTATGTGCGTAGTTCAAGTTTTCGCCCGATTCACCAAGGAATATTTTGGTTGCTTTTGGCGGATTGCTTATTACTAGGTTGGATCGGATGTCAACCTGTGGAGGCACCTTTTGTTACTATTGGACAAATTTCTCCTTTTGTTTTCTTCTTGTTCTTTGCCATAACGCCTATTCCGGGACGAGTTGGAAGAGGAATTCCTAATTCTTACACGGATGAGACTGATCACACCTGA